In Porites lutea chromosome 1, jaPorLute2.1, whole genome shotgun sequence, a single genomic region encodes these proteins:
- the LOC140954024 gene encoding uncharacterized protein, which translates to MRRDPRYLNVNEHTKICGEHFVIGDYVNPYSVKKRLKDDAVPSIFAWNKDKNQSKKRRSVTEKLEAIRTEEDEATDTASEGEGYPVTSSSGKDLGLVSRKTQTYQDDMCASSDDHWRIPCSHKFSVGHLLSKCTTPKREEKLLTHFTGFNSHGEFMNTLQFLLPNLDRKLLIYWDSEARQTTVIDTETMFDGDCDDPDDFNDEEQNDICLTRPTAHKLPVEDEYLLVLMKLRMGLSVIDLGERFNIAESTVNNIFLTWINYLYVTLGSIKIWPHRDIILQNAPAEFLEKYPNNIVIIDATELKIEVPSALQKHSESYSTYKSHTTLKCLLGVDPKGGIMFISQLYEGSISDKQIVQRSGFLDILDKKVMVGEIKKGDAIMADKGFDIQNDLKKLGLQLNIPPFLKDKVGFEEDDVIKTQTIARHRIHVERAICKVRRFRIFHSVIPVSMLGCINQIWTVACLLSNFQNPVLA; encoded by the coding sequence ATGAGACGAGATCCTCGATATTTGAACGTCAACGAGCACACCAAGATATGCGGCGAACACTTTGTAATAGGAGACTACGTGAATCCTTATTCAGTGAAAAAACGACTCAAGGACGATGCAGTTCCTTCGATTTTTGCGtggaataaagataaaaatcaGTCTAAGAAAAGACGTTCTGTTACCGAAAAACTGGAGGCAATCAGAACTGAGGAGGATGAAGCAACAGACACTGCATCCGAGGGAGAAGGCTACCCCGTCACAAGCAGTTCTGGAAAAGACCTTGGTTTAGTTTCACGAAAAACACAAACATATCAAGATGACATGTGCGCTTCGTCAGATGATCATTGGCGAATTCCCTGCTCGCATAAATTTTCTGTAGGTCATTTGCTTTCGAAATGCACGACGCCTAAGAGAGAGGAAAAGCTGTTAACTCACTTTACTGGATTTAATTCTCATGGTGAGTTCATGAACACATTGCAGTTTTTATTGCCAAACTTAGATAGAAAACTGTTAATTTACTGGGATAGTGAAGCAAGACAAACTACTGTCATTGATACAGAAACAATGTTTGATGGTGATTGTGATGACCCAGACGATTTTAACGATGAAGAACAAAATGACATCTGTTTAACACGTCCTACAGCACACAAACTGCCAGTTGAGGATGAGTACCTTCTCGTATTAATGAAACTTCGTATGGGTTTAAGCGTCATTGATCTGGGAGAAAGATTCAATATTGCCGAGAGTACGGTTAATAATATATTCCTTACCTGGATAAACTACCTGTATGTCACACTTGGAAGCATTAAAATATGGCCACATAGAgatattattttacaaaacGCACCTGCAGAATTCTTGGAGAAGTATCCAAATAACATTGTGATTATTGATGCAACTGAACTGAAGATTGAAGTCCCAAGTGCACTTCAGAAGCACAGTGAAAGTTACAGTACATATAAGTCTCACACAACATTAAAATGTCTTCTTGGTGTTGATCCCAAAGGTGGGATCATGTTTATATCTCAACTTTATGAGGGCTCTATTAGCGATAAGCAAATAGTTCAGAGAAGTGGTTTCCTAGATATCCTGGATAAAAAAGTAATGGttggtgaaataaaaaaaggggaTGCAATCATGGCTGACAAAGGTTTTGATATTCAAAATGATTTAAAGAAACTAGGTTTGCAACTGAATATCCCTCCCTTTTTGAAAGACAAGGTTGGTTTTGAAGAAGATGATGTTATAAAAACCCAAACAATTGCAAGGCACCGCATACATGTGGAGAGAGCTATTTGCAAGGTTAGAAGGTTCCGAATATTTCATTCAGTCATTCCAGTTTCTATGTTGGGATGTATAAATCAAATATGGACAGTGGCTTGCCTGTTGTCAAATTTCCAAAACCCTGTTCTTGCATGA
- the LOC140935492 gene encoding uncharacterized protein, with the protein MQQEFSISESLSHCSDYDDILDLDGPMAYPSRVPSLMPTASSRVSTHDGWQQEMSSFPEVNGPCHNCQPLLQSLSSRLSNLEAEVEKLKRKQKKGKPTSENEDAQDTERFNGLTKEALVKSIDDISDAKTAAEVLAKKLFTQEELQKSSVTGFQCNKDYEARPGLSPSRRNLLESIVLRKAFPGSTRSSVRKDLSLVLKKARASLLSAIKPEAKMRVITQKT; encoded by the exons atgcagcaggagttttCTATTTCTGAAAGTCTAAGCCATTGTTCTGACTATGATGATATTTTAGATTTGGACGGACCAATGGCTTATCCATCTCGTGTCCCCAGTTTGATGCCAACGGCCTCAAGTCGTGTATCTACACATGATGGCTGGCAGCAGGAGATGTCCTCATTCCCAGAAGTCAATGGTCCTTGCCATAATTGTCAACCTTTGCTGCAGTCACTCAGCAGCCGTCTTAGCAATCTGGAAGCTGAGGTTGAGAAACTAAAAAGGAAGCAGAAAAAg GGAAAACCAACTTCAGAAAATGAGGATGCCCAAGATACAGAAAGATTTAATGGTCTTACTAAG GAGGCATTAGTAAAGTCAATAGATGACATTTCAGATGCCAAGACGGCAGCCGAAGTTCTTGCAAAGAAGCTGTTCACTCAGGAAGAGCTTCAAAAATCATCAGTCACTGGATTTCAGTGTAATAAAGATTACGAGGCACGCCCAGGTCTCAGCCCATCTAGGAGGAACTTATTAGAAA GTATTGTGTTAAGAAAAGCATTTCCTGGGTCAACTCGGTCATCCGTGAGAAAAGACTTAAGTTTGGTATTAAAGAAGGCCAGAGCTAGTTTATTAAGTGCAATCAAACCTGAGGCCAAGATGAGAGTCATCACACAAAAAACATGA
- the LOC140921125 gene encoding uncharacterized protein: MVSSKKGKKKSQKSKLPAAPFKLSSEDLKLADKRTTNICVPVGYGWKPGPFFCKKRYLKSHDWKQLAMDGILKYCLRGLLGESQRKTFFRLLDVIRKVCSECQESDTLPALEKEINEVCAEIERDFPISIQTISLHIFRHSVAGIQQLGPVHGWWMYCYERFNSWICQRVKNRRFPEATVMETYRVRMY; encoded by the exons ATGGTATCaagtaaaaaagggaaaaagaagagCCAAAAGAGCAAGTTACCTGCTGCTCCCTTCAAACTGTCAAGTGAAGACTTGAAATTGGCAGATAAGCGTACAACAAATATCTGTGTACCTGTGGGGTATGGTTGGAAACCAGGCCCTTTCTTTTGCAAAAAGCGCTATCTCAAGTCACATGACTGGAAGCAG CTTGCAATGGATGGCATCTTGAAGTACTGCTTAAGAGGACTTTTGGGAGAGTCACAGCGGAAAACATTTTTTCGCCTTCTGGATGTCATTCGAAAAGTCTGTAGTGAATGTCAAGAAAGTGATACTTTGCCGGCCTTGGAGAAGGAAATAAATGAAGTGTGTGCTGAGATAGAACGTGACTTCCCCATCAGTATTcag ACAATAAGCCTGCACATCTTCCGCCATTCAGTGGCTGGGATTCAGCAACTGGGGCCAGTCCATGGTTGGTGGATGTACTGCTACGAAAGGTTTAACAGCTGGATCTGCCAAAGGGTTAAGAATCGCCGTTTTCCAGAAGCAACTGTTATGGAAACTTACAGAGTGCGTATGTATTAG